A single region of the Alosa alosa isolate M-15738 ecotype Scorff River chromosome 6, AALO_Geno_1.1, whole genome shotgun sequence genome encodes:
- the LOC125296519 gene encoding interferon a3-like, producing the protein MYERYNAECFRLLKDMGGDFKSDGVLRIPDIQNISAPYRSVNNASADDKITFLHVATKQIVRLLNNSNVTNTWDKTKLDNLLNVLNQQSTNLGDCAAQVPTRMSKYGKQLKKHFRSLKKFLIEMKYSKQSWEQIRKEVERHLHRLLYLANTMVEY; encoded by the exons GGAGGAGATTTCAAATCAGACGGAGTGCTCAGAATTCCAGATATCCAGAATATTTCAGCCCCATACCGCTCTGTGAACAATGCCTCG GCTGATGACAAGATCACATTCCTGCATGTGGCCACAAAGCAGATAGTGAGGCTGTTGAACAATTCAAATGTGACCAACACTTGGGATAAGACGAAACTGGACAACCTGCTCAACGTTCTCAACCAGCAGTCTACCAACCTTGGAGATTGT GCTGCACAAGTGCCGACAAGAATGTCTAAATACGGAAAACAACTGAAGAAACACTTCCGTAGCCTGAAGAAGTTCCTGATAGAAATG AAATACAGCAAGCAGTCATGGGAGCAGATCAGGAAAGAAGTTGAACGTCATCTACACCGACTGCTGTACCTAGCCAACACAATGGTGGAGTACTGA